A region from the Beduinella massiliensis genome encodes:
- a CDS encoding TetR family transcriptional regulator, with protein sequence MNPKFFSLPQEKQSRIVNAAIRVFGGADYRHAVTDDIAAYAGISKGLLFHYFGNKRGLYQYAFDYCLRFIAQAANRAIPEGKMDFFAITLQCEHAKVGIMKRYPHVYAFIMRAYYEEDEDVADVVQPLRLSWTTRSVDALLPRIDETKFREGVDPAQALRTLVYCAEGFLLMRRREGALADPDHLVEGFDETLRLLKRSFYKEEYHDLS encoded by the coding sequence ATGAATCCAAAATTTTTTTCACTGCCGCAGGAGAAGCAATCCCGGATCGTGAACGCCGCCATCCGTGTGTTCGGCGGGGCGGATTACCGCCACGCGGTCACGGACGACATCGCCGCTTACGCGGGGATTTCCAAGGGGCTGCTCTTTCATTACTTCGGAAATAAGCGAGGCCTCTACCAGTACGCGTTCGATTACTGCCTGCGTTTTATCGCTCAGGCCGCAAATCGCGCTATTCCCGAAGGAAAGATGGACTTTTTCGCCATCACGCTGCAATGCGAGCATGCGAAGGTCGGCATCATGAAGCGCTATCCGCACGTGTACGCCTTTATCATGCGCGCCTACTACGAAGAGGACGAGGACGTGGCGGATGTAGTGCAGCCCTTGCGCCTGTCGTGGACCACCCGCAGCGTAGACGCGCTGCTTCCCCGCATCGACGAGACGAAATTCCGCGAGGGCGTCGACCCGGCGCAGGCCCTGCGTACGCTCGTCTACTGCGCGGAGGGGTTTTTGCTGATGCGGCGGCGCGAGGGCGCCCTCGCTGACCCAGACCATCTGGTGGAAGGGTTCGACGAGACGCTCAGGCTGCTGAAGCGCAGCTTTTATAAGGAGGAATATCATGATCTCTCTTGA
- a CDS encoding ATP-binding cassette domain-containing protein has translation MISLEHLTKDYGGGKGVFDLSLVIPEGEAFGFLGPNGAGKTTTLRMLMGFIRPGQGLCRIGGLDCSRDAAKIQRTLGYIPGEIALMDEMRGLEFIRFLAAYRGGVPKGRIDALLDRFDLDPSGRIRKMSKGMKQKVGIVCAFMHDPDVLLLDEPTSGLDPLMQGRFIDLIEEERARGKTILMSSHMFEEVERTCSRVGILRAGRLAAVDGIDAIKSRRRRQYVVRLSGAAEAEAFCKEPITVLRRDGAHVTVSVGEDLRPFTLALSRHTVTGLDSVRQSLEDVFLHYYGEEMKGGVKG, from the coding sequence ATGATCTCTCTTGAGCATCTGACAAAGGATTACGGCGGCGGCAAGGGCGTCTTTGACCTCTCTCTGGTCATTCCCGAGGGCGAGGCATTCGGCTTCCTGGGGCCCAACGGCGCGGGCAAGACGACGACGCTCCGCATGCTGATGGGCTTCATTCGCCCCGGACAGGGACTTTGCCGAATCGGCGGTCTGGACTGCTCGCGGGATGCAGCAAAAATTCAGCGTACACTGGGCTACATCCCCGGCGAAATCGCCTTAATGGACGAAATGCGCGGCCTGGAATTCATTCGCTTCCTCGCCGCATATCGCGGCGGCGTGCCGAAGGGGCGCATCGACGCGCTGCTCGACCGCTTCGACCTCGATCCCAGCGGCCGCATCCGCAAGATGAGCAAGGGCATGAAGCAGAAGGTCGGCATCGTCTGCGCCTTCATGCACGATCCGGACGTCCTGCTGCTCGACGAACCGACGAGCGGCCTGGATCCGCTGATGCAGGGCCGCTTTATCGATCTGATCGAAGAGGAGCGCGCCCGCGGCAAGACGATCCTGATGTCCTCTCACATGTTTGAAGAGGTAGAGCGCACCTGTTCACGCGTCGGCATTCTGCGCGCGGGACGGCTCGCCGCGGTCGACGGCATCGACGCCATCAAGAGCAGGCGCCGCCGTCAATACGTCGTGCGCCTGTCCGGCGCGGCAGAGGCTGAAGCCTTCTGTAAGGAGCCGATTACCGTGCTGCGCCGCGACGGCGCGCACGTCACCGTCTCCGTCGGGGAGGACCTGCGCCCCTTCACCCTGGCGCTGTCCCGCCATACGGTGACCGGCCTCGATTCCGTCCGGCAAAGTCTGGAGGACGTATTTCTGCACTACTATGGAGAGGAAATGAAGGGAGGCGTCAAGGGATGA
- a CDS encoding ABC transporter permease subunit — translation MSLPLYRQGLRSCYKIVLVVMAVLTLYVTVIITMFDPKFGAALDLLSTAMPQLMAMVGMTAAGGSLAGFMASYLYGFVIPIFPMISSILIAVRLVSRLVDRGSMAYLLAAPHARGCVVRTQLCVLLTSIVFLIAYAAALGVGVSAAVFPGELNVKAFLLLNLGALCLHLCLGSMCFLASCAFDETRLSVAFGAGVPVAMFVLQMVANMGGGAKFLRYFTVFSLFDPRAIVARGLPAMGGSLVLALIAAALYAAAAVLFQKRDLPL, via the coding sequence ATGAGCTTACCGCTTTACCGGCAGGGGCTGCGCTCGTGTTACAAGATCGTCCTCGTCGTCATGGCCGTGCTCACGCTGTACGTGACCGTCATCATCACCATGTTCGATCCCAAGTTTGGCGCCGCGCTCGATCTGCTCTCCACCGCCATGCCGCAGCTGATGGCAATGGTCGGCATGACCGCCGCGGGCGGGTCGCTCGCCGGCTTCATGGCTTCCTACCTGTACGGGTTCGTGATCCCCATCTTTCCGATGATTTCCTCCATCCTCATCGCCGTGCGTCTCGTCTCGCGGCTGGTGGACCGCGGCTCCATGGCCTATCTGCTGGCCGCGCCCCACGCGCGCGGATGCGTCGTGCGCACGCAGCTATGCGTCCTGCTTACATCCATCGTCTTCCTGATCGCCTATGCGGCGGCTCTGGGCGTAGGCGTCTCCGCCGCCGTCTTCCCCGGCGAGCTGAACGTGAAAGCCTTTCTGCTGCTCAACCTGGGCGCGCTCTGCCTGCACCTCTGTCTTGGTTCCATGTGCTTTCTCGCTTCCTGCGCGTTTGACGAGACGCGGCTTTCCGTCGCCTTCGGCGCGGGCGTCCCGGTGGCCATGTTCGTGCTGCAAATGGTCGCCAACATGGGCGGCGGCGCAAAATTCCTGCGCTACTTCACCGTCTTCTCGCTCTTCGATCCGCGCGCCATCGTCGCGCGCGGACTGCCCGCAATGGGCGGCAGCCTCGTCCTCGCGCTCATCGCGGCCGCGCTGTACGCCGCGGCCGCCGTCCTGTTTCAAAAGCGCGACCTGCCTCTTTAA
- a CDS encoding diguanylate cyclase has protein sequence MKRKIRSRLSAIILAAMVVSLVLNYFLQIGGARRGMRSTSNELFWQIGQILRQNEEDAAKTQEEFMQNCLIRAKAAAYIVQHRPEIIGDLPEMQKVADLLQIDEFHLFDAEGNLYAGSQPKYYGMNFNSGEQMQFFLPMLEDRSLELCQEITPNTAEQKLMQYAAVWREDGKEIVQIGMEPRRVLESMSRNELSYIFSLLTADKGAVIFAVDPASFEVLGSTNPDFIHKTVREIGLSEEKVTSGEEGLRAVVMGDKSYCVFAPMGSVILGRICSEESLYQDVYKNSLMLGLYLLLIALVMIGSISTFLDHYIVSGISAVNEKLQVITEGDLDTRIDVQTTPEFAKLSTQINRMIGSLLDTTNKMSTVLEIASIPVGVYEYRPGMRRVMATRRSAEILGLYGEEAERVLSDQERFERMLQEIRRHPVEPERGIYRLPGDQERFIRMESIPYEHYVLGIVMDVTDDMLERRRIERERDIDLLTDLYNRRALCRFMEERLGPENYLEQAVFVIADADRLKQVNDRYGHENGDRYLRGLADILREQKASHKVAARLGGDEFALLIYGCESRIELEAYIRGLGEASGVHEVELSNGERIPVCFSIGYAFYPEEGANYDELLQTADRRMYENKKAKQ, from the coding sequence ATGAAGCGGAAGATCAGAAGCAGGCTGAGTGCAATCATCCTGGCGGCAATGGTGGTTTCGCTCGTGCTCAATTACTTCCTTCAAATCGGCGGGGCCCGGCGGGGAATGCGCTCGACTTCGAACGAGCTTTTCTGGCAGATCGGACAAATTCTCAGGCAGAACGAGGAAGATGCGGCGAAGACGCAGGAGGAGTTTATGCAAAACTGCCTCATTCGCGCGAAGGCAGCCGCTTACATCGTGCAGCATCGGCCAGAAATCATCGGAGATCTGCCGGAGATGCAGAAGGTCGCGGACCTTTTGCAGATCGACGAATTCCATCTCTTCGATGCAGAGGGAAACCTGTATGCGGGTTCGCAGCCCAAGTACTACGGCATGAATTTCAACTCCGGCGAACAGATGCAGTTCTTTTTGCCCATGCTTGAGGACAGGTCGCTTGAGCTGTGCCAGGAAATCACGCCCAATACAGCGGAGCAGAAGCTGATGCAGTACGCCGCCGTCTGGCGAGAGGACGGCAAGGAAATCGTGCAGATCGGCATGGAGCCCAGACGCGTGCTGGAATCCATGAGCCGCAACGAGCTTTCCTATATCTTTTCCCTCCTTACGGCGGACAAGGGCGCGGTAATCTTTGCAGTCGATCCGGCAAGTTTTGAGGTGCTCGGCTCGACGAACCCGGACTTCATCCATAAGACCGTGCGCGAAATCGGGCTGAGCGAGGAAAAGGTAACTTCGGGCGAGGAAGGCCTGCGCGCGGTGGTGATGGGGGACAAGAGCTATTGCGTGTTCGCCCCGATGGGCTCGGTCATCCTGGGCCGTATCTGCTCGGAGGAAAGCCTCTATCAGGACGTCTATAAGAACAGCCTGATGCTGGGGCTCTATCTCCTGCTTATCGCCCTCGTCATGATCGGTTCCATTTCCACCTTTCTCGATCATTACATCGTAAGCGGCATCTCCGCGGTCAACGAAAAGCTGCAGGTCATCACGGAGGGCGACCTGGATACGCGCATAGACGTGCAGACGACGCCTGAATTTGCGAAGCTGAGCACGCAGATCAATCGGATGATTGGAAGCCTGCTCGATACGACCAACAAGATGTCTACGGTTCTTGAAATTGCGAGCATCCCCGTAGGCGTGTACGAGTACAGGCCGGGCATGAGGCGCGTGATGGCGACCCGCAGAAGCGCCGAAATCCTCGGGCTTTACGGCGAGGAAGCGGAGCGCGTGCTGAGCGATCAGGAACGCTTTGAGCGGATGCTGCAGGAGATACGCAGGCATCCTGTGGAGCCGGAGCGTGGAATCTATCGGCTGCCGGGCGATCAGGAGCGCTTCATCCGAATGGAATCCATCCCGTACGAACACTATGTTCTGGGGATCGTCATGGACGTGACGGACGATATGCTGGAGCGCCGGCGCATTGAACGTGAGCGGGACATCGACTTGCTGACCGACCTGTACAACCGCCGCGCGCTATGCCGCTTTATGGAAGAGCGCCTCGGGCCGGAAAACTACCTGGAGCAGGCGGTCTTTGTGATTGCGGACGCGGACCGGTTGAAGCAAGTAAACGATCGCTACGGACATGAAAATGGAGATCGGTATCTGCGGGGGCTTGCGGATATTCTCCGCGAGCAGAAGGCATCGCACAAGGTGGCGGCACGCCTGGGCGGCGACGAATTCGCGCTGCTGATCTACGGCTGCGAATCCCGAATCGAGCTGGAAGCGTACATTCGCGGGCTTGGCGAGGCCTCCGGTGTGCACGAGGTGGAATTGAGCAACGGGGAGCGCATCCCGGTTTGCTTCTCCATCGGTTATGCTTTTTACCCCGAGGAAGGGGCAAACTACGACGAGCTGCTGCAAACCGCGGACCGGCGCATGTACGAAAATAAAAAGGCGAAGCAATAA
- a CDS encoding polysaccharide deacetylase family protein codes for MYKRSILTVALAFVIFLSGSLNALAEAYGVVTSKGLSLRALPTTDSQQLGTYSTGTAVELRGYVDGWYWVRVGDGTGYMSAQYVSRATPGYVDNRGKYVNLRAEPSYRAPVLMQAQSFTPLAVLGRSGAFYRVVVSGHIGYMDAKLVQTEDAELETDAELYQWIVGSDAVVQQVGRTEADVEYDEHLSLNVQYPRTDCAVLDDALKRFVREKEREARDMLGAVGVDGDEAEVELSLSYDAYRIGERYATVMENGFLMSSFMAHQEDLALVVTADLQTGKLLTADDILTEAGKDVALKLLTDRLSQVYGAMDDAQADESWLSNCALLPSGVAVVFVRGDLLPSALGTLRVILPYAELGAAGALSPELDIAQVQEIKSDVSDYDVTQEQTRPVQTQAPAETAVRRIDPDKPMIALTFDDGPSEVTPRILAALDEVDGRATFCVVGNRVANYEDVVLQVAQQGSEIACHTWSHKKLTTLSQEGIARELERTIAAVGKVANAPVRVLRPPYGSVNKDVRAVTRSMNMLIASWSVDTLDWSTRNEEKTYRAIMKGAKNGSIILCHDVYETTAAAVERAIPELSAQGYQFVTFSELMSFHKNGVKAGSVYSHLAPENIER; via the coding sequence ATGTACAAAAGAAGTATTTTGACGGTGGCGCTGGCATTTGTGATCTTCTTGTCCGGGAGCTTAAACGCGCTGGCGGAAGCGTATGGCGTCGTCACGTCGAAGGGGCTTAGCCTGCGCGCACTGCCCACGACCGATTCTCAGCAGCTGGGCACATACAGTACAGGCACGGCGGTGGAGCTGCGCGGGTATGTAGACGGCTGGTACTGGGTGCGCGTCGGGGACGGTACGGGCTACATGAGTGCGCAGTACGTAAGCCGCGCGACGCCGGGCTACGTGGACAACCGAGGTAAGTACGTCAACCTGCGCGCGGAACCATCGTATCGCGCCCCGGTGCTGATGCAGGCGCAAAGCTTTACGCCGTTGGCGGTGCTTGGACGATCCGGCGCGTTTTACCGCGTCGTGGTCTCCGGGCATATCGGGTATATGGATGCAAAACTCGTTCAGACGGAGGATGCCGAACTTGAGACGGATGCCGAACTGTATCAATGGATCGTCGGTTCGGATGCCGTCGTGCAGCAGGTGGGAAGGACGGAGGCGGACGTCGAATACGACGAGCATCTTTCTTTGAACGTTCAATATCCGCGCACAGATTGCGCCGTTCTGGACGACGCGCTGAAGCGGTTTGTGCGGGAAAAGGAACGCGAGGCGCGGGATATGCTTGGCGCTGTCGGCGTGGACGGGGACGAGGCGGAGGTCGAATTATCGCTCAGCTACGATGCTTACCGTATCGGCGAGCGGTATGCCACCGTGATGGAGAACGGCTTTTTGATGAGCAGCTTTATGGCGCATCAGGAGGATTTGGCGCTTGTTGTGACCGCGGATTTGCAGACGGGAAAGCTGTTGACGGCCGACGACATCCTGACCGAAGCGGGGAAGGATGTTGCGCTGAAGCTCTTGACGGACCGTCTTTCCCAGGTATACGGGGCGATGGACGACGCGCAGGCGGACGAAAGCTGGCTGTCAAACTGCGCGCTTTTGCCCAGCGGCGTGGCGGTGGTTTTCGTACGGGGAGATCTTCTGCCCAGCGCGCTGGGGACGTTGCGCGTGATTCTTCCGTACGCGGAGCTCGGCGCGGCAGGCGCACTTTCGCCGGAGCTTGATATTGCCCAGGTGCAGGAAATCAAATCGGATGTGAGCGATTACGACGTTACGCAGGAGCAGACGCGGCCCGTCCAAACGCAGGCGCCGGCGGAAACGGCAGTGCGCCGGATCGATCCTGACAAGCCCATGATCGCCCTCACCTTTGACGACGGGCCGAGCGAGGTGACGCCGCGTATCCTCGCGGCGCTCGACGAGGTGGACGGCAGGGCGACATTCTGCGTCGTCGGCAATCGCGTAGCCAATTATGAGGACGTCGTTCTTCAGGTCGCGCAGCAGGGGAGTGAAATCGCCTGCCATACCTGGAGCCATAAAAAGCTGACGACGCTGTCACAGGAGGGGATTGCCCGCGAGCTGGAGCGAACCATCGCGGCGGTAGGCAAGGTTGCGAACGCGCCTGTCCGCGTGTTGCGTCCGCCGTATGGTTCCGTCAACAAGGACGTGCGCGCAGTCACGCGTTCGATGAACATGCTCATCGCTTCATGGTCGGTCGATACGCTCGATTGGTCGACGCGAAACGAGGAAAAAACCTATCGGGCGATCATGAAAGGGGCGAAAAACGGATCGATCATCCTCTGCCACGACGTGTACGAGACGACGGCTGCTGCCGTGGAGCGGGCGATTCCGGAGCTGAGCGCGCAGGGATACCAGTTCGTGACGTTCTCCGAGCTCATGTCCTTTCATAAGAATGGCGTAAAGGCGGGATCGGTGTACAGCCATCTGGCGCCGGAAAATATCGAACGGTAA
- a CDS encoding RNA polymerase sigma factor, producing the protein MSESAQTFDRVEQLERLYSLYADDVLRVCYFYLGDRQRAEDVCQDVFVRLLTKGPDIQEGHEKAWLLKVALNRCRDLWRAAWVKRVVLGSPMECIPGPDSIAESEQKSELMEAIHKLSPAFREVILLHYYQGFGIAEISAMLDLPEGTISSRLSRARKKLETLLKGGDPR; encoded by the coding sequence TTGAGCGAGAGCGCGCAGACGTTTGACCGCGTCGAGCAGCTGGAACGCCTTTACTCGCTGTACGCAGATGACGTGCTCCGGGTTTGTTATTTTTACCTGGGGGACCGCCAGCGCGCGGAGGACGTCTGTCAGGACGTATTCGTGCGCTTGCTTACGAAAGGGCCGGACATCCAGGAGGGCCACGAAAAAGCCTGGCTGCTCAAGGTCGCGCTCAATCGATGCCGTGATCTGTGGCGCGCCGCGTGGGTAAAAAGGGTCGTACTCGGCTCGCCAATGGAGTGTATTCCCGGGCCGGATTCCATCGCGGAAAGCGAGCAGAAATCGGAGCTGATGGAGGCTATACATAAGCTTTCACCGGCGTTCAGAGAGGTCATTCTGCTGCACTACTATCAGGGCTTTGGCATTGCGGAGATTTCCGCGATGCTCGATTTGCCGGAGGGGACGATTTCCAGCCGGCTGAGCCGCGCAAGAAAGAAACTTGAAACCCTTTTGAAAGGAGGCGACCCCCGGTGA
- a CDS encoding alpha/beta hydrolase, with the protein MKRKSRRILTGAAALAAALIAALFFVGNYFVNYALSPAGDGGNREAALEVAPAPGSVEETIARNDASQEALTDAWLAQAPSERVQVTSEDGLTLVGTLYPQEGHRYAILTHGYRGGWEGMLPYAQRYAAAGYQPLLPSMRAHGESEGDFIGMGWPDRRDVLRWIDLILARDPQAQIVLHGVSMGAATVMMTSGEQLPGNVRAIVEDCGYTSVWDIFASELKVRFSLPTFPALDAANLVARMRAGYDFKEASALRQVAASKTPMLFIHGDRDDFVPVSMVYPLYEACNAEKELFIVEGAGHGGARSVSGDAYWEKVFSFISRYVE; encoded by the coding sequence ATGAAGCGAAAGAGCAGGCGCATTTTGACGGGCGCGGCGGCGCTGGCGGCGGCGCTGATCGCCGCGCTTTTCTTCGTGGGTAATTACTTTGTGAATTACGCGCTCTCCCCGGCAGGCGACGGCGGCAACAGAGAGGCGGCGCTGGAGGTCGCGCCCGCACCGGGCAGCGTAGAGGAGACGATCGCGCGGAACGACGCTTCGCAGGAGGCGCTTACAGATGCGTGGCTCGCGCAGGCACCGTCGGAGCGCGTGCAGGTGACGAGCGAGGACGGCCTCACGCTCGTGGGCACGCTGTACCCGCAGGAGGGGCACCGCTACGCGATCCTTACGCACGGCTACAGGGGCGGTTGGGAGGGCATGCTGCCCTACGCGCAGCGCTACGCCGCCGCGGGCTACCAGCCGCTTCTTCCCAGCATGCGCGCGCACGGCGAGAGCGAGGGCGACTTCATCGGCATGGGCTGGCCGGACAGGCGGGACGTGCTGCGCTGGATCGACCTGATCCTCGCGCGCGATCCGCAGGCGCAGATCGTGCTGCACGGCGTTTCGATGGGTGCGGCGACGGTCATGATGACCTCGGGCGAGCAGCTGCCGGGGAACGTGCGCGCGATCGTGGAGGACTGCGGCTACACCTCGGTGTGGGACATTTTTGCCTCCGAGCTCAAGGTGCGTTTTTCGCTTCCGACCTTCCCGGCGCTGGACGCTGCGAACCTCGTCGCGCGCATGCGCGCGGGATACGACTTTAAGGAAGCGTCCGCGCTCCGCCAGGTGGCGGCCTCGAAGACGCCCATGCTCTTCATCCACGGCGACCGCGACGACTTCGTGCCGGTGAGCATGGTCTACCCGCTGTACGAGGCCTGCAATGCGGAAAAGGAGCTGTTCATCGTGGAGGGCGCGGGGCACGGCGGCGCACGCAGCGTTTCGGGCGATGCGTATTGGGAAAAGGTTTTCTCCTTTATTTCCCGCTACGTGGAATGA
- a CDS encoding extracellular solute-binding protein, with protein sequence MKTVKRAACALFALALCWVVTGCASNNAGNAGQTKLTFQIWDNTQKSAMEAMAAAYTQKNPNVQIDVQVTSWAEYWTKLEAAATGGSLPDIFWMHTDEILKYADGGILADLTDLYVDEETGFYEKHFPEGLLQNARGSDGKIYGVPKDKDTICLIYSRELFDAAGVSYPDEGWTWNDLVSASQAIHDATGKYGYLANNDEHLGYWSYVYQAGGYILSPDKKTAGYTQPATKKAIAFYVGLQDTDWCPDQTYFAETEPSTSFFSGEAAMYFEGSWGLRSKMEDYPSMHGKWDVAVLPACPDPMSGDGRATISNGLTYATGAKGKNLAAAKDFLKFLGTEEAQRIQGEKGAAIPAYNGLESTWLGVFDQFDYKLNAAACLSMFDYSVQSPNNASRPAWKTRVSDEMLRVYAGETTLDAALESMQRTVDELSNR encoded by the coding sequence ATGAAGACGGTCAAACGGGCGGCATGCGCCCTTTTTGCGCTCGCGCTTTGCTGGGTGGTTACCGGCTGCGCCTCCAACAACGCGGGGAATGCAGGGCAGACGAAGCTGACGTTCCAGATCTGGGACAACACGCAGAAGTCCGCGATGGAGGCCATGGCCGCTGCCTACACGCAGAAGAACCCCAACGTGCAGATCGACGTGCAGGTCACCAGCTGGGCGGAATACTGGACGAAGCTCGAGGCCGCCGCGACCGGTGGTTCGCTCCCGGACATCTTCTGGATGCACACGGACGAGATCCTCAAGTACGCGGACGGCGGCATCCTCGCGGACCTGACCGACCTGTACGTGGATGAGGAGACGGGCTTTTACGAAAAGCACTTTCCGGAGGGCCTGCTGCAAAACGCGCGCGGCTCGGACGGCAAGATCTATGGCGTGCCCAAGGACAAGGACACGATCTGCCTGATTTACAGCCGCGAGCTCTTCGACGCGGCGGGCGTCTCCTATCCGGACGAGGGCTGGACCTGGAACGACCTCGTCAGCGCCTCGCAGGCGATTCACGACGCGACGGGCAAGTACGGCTACCTCGCCAACAACGACGAGCACTTAGGCTACTGGTCCTACGTCTATCAGGCGGGCGGCTACATCCTTTCCCCCGACAAGAAGACGGCGGGCTATACGCAGCCCGCCACCAAGAAAGCCATCGCCTTCTACGTGGGCCTCCAGGACACCGACTGGTGCCCGGACCAGACCTACTTTGCCGAGACGGAGCCGTCGACCTCCTTCTTCTCGGGCGAAGCGGCGATGTACTTCGAAGGAAGCTGGGGGCTCCGCTCGAAGATGGAGGACTATCCCTCCATGCACGGCAAGTGGGACGTGGCGGTGCTGCCCGCGTGCCCGGACCCGATGTCCGGCGACGGACGGGCGACGATTTCCAACGGCCTGACCTACGCCACAGGCGCCAAGGGCAAAAACCTCGCGGCAGCCAAGGATTTTCTCAAGTTCCTTGGCACGGAGGAAGCCCAGCGCATTCAGGGCGAAAAGGGCGCGGCGATCCCTGCCTACAACGGCCTTGAGAGCACGTGGCTCGGCGTGTTCGACCAGTTTGACTACAAGCTCAACGCGGCGGCGTGCCTTTCGATGTTCGATTACAGCGTGCAGAGCCCGAACAACGCCTCGCGCCCGGCCTGGAAGACGCGCGTGAGCGATGAAATGCTGCGCGTCTACGCAGGCGAGACGACGCTGGACGCCGCGCTGGAGTCGATGCAGCGCACCGTGGACGAACTGAGCAACCGTTAG
- a CDS encoding ABC transporter permease subunit, producing MRAKRQSPVRGAGATRTRDAGWGYLLTAPTVLGLLILNVYPFIETLILSFSRTQAFGSYAFSGLENYTRMFGSSEFWRATWNTLYFCLLTVPVGVFLSLLVAVLLNQGVRGRAAFRAIYFLPMVVPPAAVALVWKWMLNARYGVVNGLLGLSVRWITDPALVLISCAIVAIWSAVGYDAVLLLSGIQSISPTYYEAAELDGATPLQRFFRITLPLISPTLFFVVILRVMSSLKVYDLIYMIVEQSNPALPYAQSLMYLFYRESFIAGDKGFGSAVVVWTVLLIGVTTLFQFTSQQRWVHYES from the coding sequence ATGCGCGCAAAACGGCAAAGCCCCGTTCGGGGCGCGGGGGCAACCCGAACGCGCGATGCGGGCTGGGGCTACCTGCTGACCGCGCCCACGGTGCTCGGGCTCCTCATTCTCAACGTCTATCCCTTCATCGAGACGCTGATCCTCAGCTTTTCGCGCACACAGGCCTTCGGAAGCTATGCGTTCAGCGGGCTTGAAAACTACACCCGCATGTTCGGCAGCTCGGAGTTCTGGCGCGCGACGTGGAACACCCTCTACTTCTGCCTGCTGACGGTGCCCGTCGGCGTGTTTCTCTCGCTGCTGGTGGCGGTGCTGCTCAATCAGGGCGTGCGCGGGCGCGCCGCCTTTCGGGCGATTTACTTTCTGCCGATGGTGGTGCCGCCGGCGGCGGTCGCTCTGGTGTGGAAATGGATGCTCAACGCGCGCTACGGCGTCGTCAACGGTCTGCTGGGGCTGTCGGTGCGCTGGATCACGGACCCGGCGCTCGTGCTGATTTCCTGCGCGATCGTCGCCATCTGGAGTGCCGTCGGCTACGACGCGGTGCTGCTGCTTTCGGGCATCCAGTCGATCTCCCCGACGTATTACGAGGCCGCGGAGCTGGACGGCGCGACGCCGCTGCAGCGCTTCTTCCGCATCACGCTCCCGCTCATCTCGCCCACGCTGTTCTTCGTCGTCATCCTGCGCGTGATGTCCTCGCTCAAGGTGTACGACCTGATCTACATGATCGTGGAGCAGTCCAACCCCGCCCTGCCCTATGCGCAGTCGCTCATGTACCTGTTCTACCGCGAGTCGTTCATCGCGGGCGACAAGGGCTTCGGTTCGGCGGTCGTGGTATGGACGGTGCTGCTCATCGGCGTTACGACGCTCTTTCAGTTCACCAGCCAGCAGCGCTGGGTGCACTACGAGTCGTAA
- a CDS encoding ABC transporter permease subunit → MSSFAQTRRRGRLLVYLFLLLGAAVMIVPFVWMVLTSLKTVEESMRIPPTLLPDALILQNYSRALSLLPFTNLYLNTALMIFWRIVCAVVFSSMAGYAFAKIPFRFRGLFFAVVVTQLMLPTQIFIIPQYQMLANLRLTNTIFALVFPGLVSAFGTFFLRQAFMGVPDEIIEAAKIDGCSQGRIFLQIALPLVSSALAALAVFTAVFAYGDLMWPLICNSDLNRMTLSSGLSTLRGQFTTNFPVLMAGSVLAMAPMVVLYLIFQRQFIEGIAMTGGK, encoded by the coding sequence ATGTCTTCGTTTGCCCAGACGCGGCGGCGCGGCCGCCTGCTCGTCTACCTTTTTCTGCTGCTCGGCGCGGCGGTGATGATCGTTCCCTTTGTCTGGATGGTGCTGACCAGCCTGAAGACCGTGGAGGAGAGCATGCGCATTCCGCCGACGCTCCTGCCGGACGCACTGATCCTGCAAAACTACAGCCGCGCGCTTTCGCTGCTGCCCTTCACGAACCTTTACCTGAACACGGCGCTGATGATCTTCTGGCGCATCGTCTGCGCGGTCGTGTTCAGCTCCATGGCGGGGTACGCCTTCGCGAAGATTCCGTTTCGCTTCCGTGGGCTTTTCTTCGCCGTCGTCGTCACGCAGCTGATGCTCCCCACGCAGATCTTCATCATCCCGCAGTATCAGATGCTCGCGAACCTGCGGCTTACGAACACCATCTTCGCGCTGGTCTTCCCCGGCCTCGTGAGCGCCTTCGGAACCTTCTTTCTCCGTCAGGCGTTCATGGGCGTGCCCGACGAGATCATCGAAGCGGCGAAGATCGACGGGTGCAGCCAGGGCCGTATCTTCCTGCAGATCGCGCTGCCCCTCGTGAGCTCTGCGCTCGCGGCGCTCGCCGTCTTTACGGCCGTGTTCGCTTACGGCGACCTGATGTGGCCGCTGATCTGCAACAGCGACCTCAACCGCATGACGCTCTCCTCGGGCCTCTCCACGCTGCGCGGGCAGTTCACCACCAATTTCCCCGTGCTCATGGCGGGCTCGGTGCTCGCCATGGCCCCCATGGTCGTGCTCTACCTCATCTTTCAGCGCCAGTTCATCGAGGGCATCGCGATGACGGGCGGAAAATAG